Proteins co-encoded in one Armatimonadota bacterium genomic window:
- the groL gene encoding chaperonin GroEL (60 kDa chaperone family; promotes refolding of misfolded polypeptides especially under stressful conditions; forms two stacked rings of heptamers to form a barrel-shaped 14mer; ends can be capped by GroES; misfolded proteins enter the barrel where they are refolded when GroES binds), producing MPAKLLLYDEHARRALERGVERVASAVRVTLGPKGRNVVLEKKWGSPTITKDGVTVAKEIELEDPYENMGAQLVKEVASKTNDAAGDGTTTATVLAWAMVREGLKNVAAGANPMVLKRGIDRAVEAVVEALKKQSIPVERREDIAHVAGIAANDPEIGNIIADAMDKVGKDGVITIEEGKGIETTVEVVEGMQFDRGYISPYFITDPDKMEAVLEEPYILLTEKKISAARDIVPLMEKVIRTGKPLVVIAEDVEGEALATLVVNKLRGVLHSVAVKAPGYGDRRKAMLQDMAILTGGKVISDDIGVKLESVDLDFLGRADKFKAVKEESTIIGGKGKKADIDGRIAQIKKEIQETTSDYDREKLQERLAKLAGGVAEIKVGAATETEMKEKKHRFEDALNATKAAVEEGIVPGGGVALINAIPALDAVKAEGDEAIGVSIVRRALEEPARQIAHNAGAEGSLIVERIKKERPGVGFNALTGEFTDMVKAGIVDPTKVTRLALQNAASVAGLLLTTEALVVEKREKKKAATPTPGAGGMPEEEF from the coding sequence ATGCCTGCCAAGCTGTTGCTCTACGACGAGCACGCGCGCCGCGCGCTCGAGCGTGGAGTCGAGCGCGTGGCCAGTGCGGTCCGCGTGACCCTGGGCCCCAAGGGGCGCAACGTCGTGCTGGAGAAGAAATGGGGTTCTCCCACCATCACCAAGGACGGCGTCACCGTCGCCAAGGAGATCGAGCTGGAAGACCCCTACGAGAACATGGGCGCGCAGCTCGTGAAGGAGGTCGCCAGCAAGACCAACGACGCGGCCGGCGACGGCACTACCACGGCCACGGTGCTGGCGTGGGCCATGGTCCGCGAAGGGCTCAAGAACGTGGCGGCGGGCGCCAACCCCATGGTGCTCAAGCGCGGCATCGATCGCGCCGTGGAGGCCGTGGTGGAGGCGCTGAAGAAGCAGAGCATCCCCGTCGAGCGGCGCGAGGACATCGCCCACGTGGCGGGCATCGCCGCCAACGACCCCGAGATCGGCAACATCATCGCCGATGCCATGGACAAGGTCGGCAAGGACGGCGTCATCACCATCGAGGAGGGGAAGGGCATCGAGACGACCGTCGAGGTCGTCGAGGGCATGCAGTTCGACCGCGGCTACATCTCGCCCTACTTCATCACCGACCCCGACAAGATGGAGGCCGTCCTGGAGGAGCCCTACATCCTGCTCACCGAGAAGAAGATCTCGGCGGCCCGGGACATCGTGCCGCTGATGGAGAAGGTCATCCGCACCGGCAAGCCGCTGGTGGTCATCGCCGAGGACGTCGAGGGCGAGGCCCTGGCCACCCTGGTGGTCAACAAACTGCGCGGGGTGCTGCACAGCGTTGCGGTCAAGGCGCCCGGCTACGGCGACCGGCGCAAGGCCATGCTGCAGGACATGGCCATCCTCACCGGCGGCAAGGTCATCTCCGACGACATCGGCGTGAAGCTGGAGAGCGTCGACCTGGACTTCCTCGGGCGGGCTGACAAGTTCAAGGCCGTCAAGGAAGAATCCACCATCATCGGCGGCAAGGGGAAGAAGGCCGACATCGACGGCCGCATCGCCCAGATCAAGAAGGAGATCCAGGAGACCACCAGCGACTACGACCGCGAGAAGCTCCAGGAGCGGCTGGCGAAGCTCGCCGGCGGCGTGGCCGAGATCAAGGTCGGCGCGGCGACCGAGACCGAGATGAAGGAGAAGAAGCACCGCTTCGAGGACGCCCTCAACGCCACCAAGGCGGCCGTCGAGGAGGGCATCGTGCCCGGGGGCGGGGTGGCCCTCATCAACGCCATCCCGGCGCTGGATGCCGTGAAGGCCGAGGGCGACGAGGCCATCGGCGTGAGCATCGTGCGGCGGGCCCTCGAGGAGCCGGCCCGCCAGATCGCCCACAACGCGGGCGCCGAGGGCTCGCTCATTGTCGAGCGCATCAAGAAGGAGCGGCCGGGCGTCGGCTTCAACGCCCTGACCGGCGAGTTCACCGACATGGTCAAGGCCGGCATCGTGGACCCCACCAAGGTCACGCGGCTCGCCCTGCAGAACGCGGCCAGCGTGGCCGGCCTGCTGCTGACCACGGAGGCGCTGGTGGTCGAGAAGCGCGAGAAGAAGAAGGCGGCGACCCCCACGCCCGGTGCCGGGGGCATGCCGGAGGAGGAGTTCTAG
- a CDS encoding NAD+ synthase — MLRIGLAQINTTVGDIDGNTRRICETLARARALGVDLVAFPELAVTGYPPEDLLLRPDFVRANRAALERIAPCTQGLVAVVGFVDGAQRLFNAAAVFADGRQVGTYYKHRLPNYGVFDEKRYFHPGGDCPVFALPDAPVGVTICEDIWLPGGPPQAVARGGALVVVNINASPYHAGKWREREQMLRTRAQDYCAAIAYVNLVGGQDELVFDGASVVLDHTGTVRARAAQFEEDLLVCDLDLGAVRRARQQQALHRAGEPEETVLPTPVVPLDLRAPAARPALPAHLVEPLSPTEEVYTALVLGLRDYVRKNGFTDVVVGLSGGIDSALVATIAADALGPARVHAAFMPSPYTSQESRVLAAQVAANLGVHVLEIGIGEVFGAFLRALAPAFAGRPADVAEENIQARIRGTLLMALSNKFGWLVLATGNKSEYSCGYATLYGDMAGGFALIKDVPKTLVYELARWRNGRGAVIPQGILERAPTAELRPGQRDTDSLPPYEVLDPILRLYVEEDTPPEEIVARGFDAATVAHVVRLVDRSEYKRRQAPPGVKITPKAFGRDRRLPITNAYRPAADAAVPRTAPAASAPPSQTGPS; from the coding sequence ATGTTGCGCATCGGGCTCGCCCAGATCAACACCACCGTCGGCGACATCGACGGCAACACCCGCCGGATCTGCGAGACCCTGGCGCGCGCGCGCGCCCTGGGGGTCGACCTGGTGGCCTTCCCCGAACTGGCCGTCACCGGCTATCCCCCCGAGGACCTGCTCCTGCGGCCCGACTTCGTGCGGGCCAACCGCGCCGCGCTCGAGCGCATCGCGCCCTGCACGCAGGGCCTGGTGGCCGTCGTGGGCTTCGTGGACGGCGCCCAGCGGCTGTTCAACGCCGCCGCGGTGTTCGCCGACGGCCGGCAGGTAGGCACCTACTACAAGCACCGGCTCCCCAACTACGGCGTCTTCGACGAGAAGCGCTACTTCCACCCGGGCGGCGACTGCCCGGTCTTCGCCCTGCCCGACGCGCCGGTCGGCGTGACCATCTGCGAGGACATCTGGCTGCCCGGAGGCCCGCCCCAGGCGGTGGCGCGGGGCGGCGCCCTGGTGGTCGTCAACATCAACGCGTCGCCCTACCACGCCGGGAAGTGGCGGGAGCGTGAGCAGATGCTGCGCACGCGCGCCCAGGACTACTGCGCCGCGATCGCCTACGTCAACCTGGTCGGCGGGCAGGACGAGCTGGTCTTCGACGGCGCCAGCGTGGTCCTGGACCACACCGGGACGGTCCGGGCCCGGGCAGCGCAGTTCGAGGAGGACCTCCTGGTCTGCGACCTCGACCTCGGAGCCGTCCGGCGGGCACGTCAGCAGCAGGCCCTCCACCGCGCCGGCGAGCCCGAGGAGACCGTGTTGCCGACGCCGGTGGTGCCCCTCGACCTGCGCGCCCCTGCGGCGCGGCCCGCGCTGCCGGCGCACCTGGTGGAGCCGCTGTCGCCCACCGAGGAGGTCTACACGGCCCTGGTGCTGGGGTTGCGGGACTACGTGCGCAAGAACGGCTTCACCGACGTGGTCGTGGGGCTCTCGGGCGGCATCGACTCGGCGCTGGTGGCCACCATCGCCGCCGATGCGCTGGGCCCGGCGCGCGTGCACGCAGCCTTCATGCCCTCCCCCTACACCTCGCAGGAGAGCCGGGTGCTGGCCGCACAGGTCGCCGCGAACCTCGGCGTGCACGTGCTCGAGATCGGGATCGGCGAGGTCTTCGGCGCGTTCCTGCGGGCGCTGGCCCCGGCGTTTGCCGGCCGGCCCGCCGACGTCGCCGAGGAGAACATCCAGGCCCGCATCCGCGGGACGCTGCTCATGGCCCTGTCCAACAAGTTCGGCTGGTTGGTGCTGGCCACCGGGAACAAGAGCGAGTACTCGTGCGGGTACGCCACGCTGTACGGCGACATGGCCGGGGGGTTCGCCCTCATCAAGGACGTGCCCAAGACCCTGGTCTACGAGCTGGCGCGGTGGCGCAACGGGCGAGGTGCGGTGATCCCGCAGGGTATCCTCGAGCGGGCGCCCACCGCGGAACTCCGCCCCGGCCAGCGGGACACCGACAGCCTGCCGCCCTACGAGGTCCTCGACCCGATCCTGCGCCTCTACGTCGAAGAGGACACGCCGCCCGAGGAGATCGTGGCGCGGGGGTTCGACGCCGCGACCGTGGCGCACGTCGTGCGCCTGGTCGACCGCAGCGAGTACAAGCGTCGCCAGGCACCGCCCGGCGTGAAGATCACGCCCAAGGCTTTCGGCCGCGACCGGCGGCTACCGATCACCAACGCCTACCGCCCGGCGGCGGATGCGGCTGTCCCGCGCACCGCCCCGGCCGCGTCGGCGCCGCCGTCCCAGACCGGGCCAAGCTGA
- a CDS encoding S8 family peptidase → MRNPGGAWAVLVVLLLVLAGANSGTSAPPPVPVPAGAGTYVPDELLIKFRPSVSVNAEVFARSFGVRAVGRIAGLDVHLLKVPPQRLEALLQVLARHPAVEHVERNGIATALAEPNDPYYKTTCYDSSRNGCVTQWGLARIQAPLAWDITKGWSTVKIAVVDTGIDTAHPDLPPIVAQVDYVNDDSDAEDDNGHGTHVAGIIGALTNNATGVAGMNWATTGGSGDPGVSLLAAKVLNASGVGTYFAVMNGIMWAVQQGAHVINLSLGGSSPSLFLESAIANAWTAGSVLACAAGNSGTNAKMYPAAYPQCIAVAATDQDDRKAAFSNWGKDWVDLAAPGVAILSTMPNAPVYLTTQYNYKQDYDALSGTSMATPFVAGLAGLRWTRWVATGCERNSCIRDRIERTADRIRGTGRYWAHGRINAYRAVQ, encoded by the coding sequence ATGCGTAACCCTGGGGGAGCATGGGCTGTCCTCGTAGTACTCCTGCTGGTCCTGGCTGGCGCCAACAGCGGGACGTCCGCGCCGCCGCCGGTGCCGGTGCCAGCGGGCGCCGGCACCTACGTCCCCGACGAGCTGTTGATCAAGTTCAGGCCCAGCGTCAGCGTGAACGCCGAGGTGTTCGCACGGTCGTTTGGCGTGCGCGCGGTGGGCCGTATCGCCGGTCTCGACGTCCACCTGCTCAAGGTCCCGCCGCAGCGGCTGGAGGCGCTGCTCCAGGTGCTGGCGCGCCATCCCGCCGTCGAACACGTGGAACGCAACGGCATCGCGACCGCCCTCGCCGAGCCGAACGATCCGTACTACAAGACCACCTGTTACGATTCGTCGCGCAACGGGTGCGTCACCCAGTGGGGGTTGGCGAGAATCCAGGCCCCGCTGGCGTGGGACATCACGAAGGGTTGGAGTACCGTGAAGATCGCGGTCGTCGACACCGGAATCGATACCGCCCACCCCGACCTGCCTCCGATCGTCGCCCAAGTCGACTACGTCAACGACGACAGCGACGCCGAGGACGACAACGGGCACGGCACCCACGTGGCGGGGATCATCGGCGCCCTCACCAACAACGCCACGGGCGTGGCGGGCATGAACTGGGCCACCACCGGCGGCTCCGGCGATCCTGGCGTCAGCCTGCTGGCGGCGAAGGTGCTCAACGCCAGCGGCGTAGGCACCTACTTCGCCGTCATGAACGGGATCATGTGGGCGGTGCAGCAGGGGGCGCACGTGATCAACCTCAGCCTCGGGGGCAGCTCGCCGTCGCTCTTCCTCGAGTCGGCCATCGCCAACGCGTGGACGGCGGGCTCCGTGCTCGCCTGCGCCGCAGGCAACAGCGGCACGAACGCGAAGATGTATCCGGCCGCCTACCCCCAGTGCATCGCGGTGGCCGCGACCGACCAGGACGACCGCAAGGCCGCGTTCTCCAACTGGGGCAAGGATTGGGTCGATCTGGCCGCCCCCGGTGTTGCCATCCTGTCGACGATGCCGAATGCGCCCGTCTACCTTACGACACAGTACAACTACAAGCAGGACTACGACGCCCTGAGCGGCACCTCGATGGCCACGCCGTTCGTGGCGGGGCTCGCGGGCCTCCGGTGGACCCGGTGGGTGGCGACGGGCTGCGAGAGGAACAGCTGCATCCGCGACAGGATCGAGCGGACCGCCGACAGGATCCGGGGCACGGGCCGCTACTGGGCCCACGGACGGATCAACGCGTACCGGGCGGTCCAGTGA
- a CDS encoding DUF192 domain-containing protein — MYVINRTRGTYLGVNVQVANSFRARLLGLLAHRDLRFGDGVWLVPCNSVQTFGMRHPIDVVFLDADRRVVRVVRGVRPGQIVWPVPRAHSALELPAGVVHSSETQVGDVVEFVSEPAGDAGTRKEMETVGTANRQGP; from the coding sequence ATGTACGTGATCAACCGGACGCGGGGTACGTACCTGGGGGTGAACGTGCAGGTCGCCAACTCCTTTCGTGCGCGCCTGCTCGGCCTACTGGCGCACCGCGACCTGCGGTTTGGCGACGGTGTCTGGCTGGTGCCGTGCAACTCCGTGCAGACGTTCGGGATGCGTCACCCGATCGACGTCGTGTTCCTGGACGCAGACCGCCGGGTGGTCCGGGTGGTGCGGGGTGTGCGCCCGGGCCAGATCGTCTGGCCGGTGCCCCGCGCCCACTCGGCCCTGGAGCTGCCGGCGGGCGTGGTGCACAGCAGCGAGACCCAAGTTGGTGATGTCGTCGAGTTCGTCAGCGAGCCGGCCGGCGACGCGGGCACGCGCAAAGAGATGGAGACGGTCGGGACTGCGAACCGGCAAGGACCGTAG
- a CDS encoding pilus assembly protein N-terminal domain-containing protein — translation MRTLLASALVLVLATIAAPVVDASETVVVQVNHGLLLKVSGAQRIVVAAPEIADVNLITRNELMVIAKKVGETTLSVWDARGFTTYRIVVVPGPAEDLVQAITQVLREPRLTVRVVGQVVVLEGSVKTEDDRKRAEEIAKALAAGRTVANALTVEQTKATEEEQRRQAAEAARAAREAQLREALRGFQVTVRLLDLDTAIVEGGVATQEDLRRLESIARTFVKNVTFLVRVTSPLQIRVDTTFVELDRTALQQIGVEWGGGQAADPFLTDPFAFHFGNLNQGWPLTPLQLLVARLRALEARGAARTLANPRAVVMQGRPGKLLVGGELPVPIVQADRTVTIQFKEFGIRLEFCVNSLLRKQGDQLECLPAPAMSGGEGLMMDLRAEVSTLDFSNAIVAAGFVIPTIRKREVQTSVMLRPGEFLLLGGLIQREQSQNVQKVPLLGDIPVLGQLFRSTRFQRGETELVVFVSPSVVTPTREAPPVPAEPTSSP, via the coding sequence ATGCGCACGCTGCTTGCGAGTGCTCTTGTTCTGGTCCTAGCAACGATCGCGGCGCCGGTCGTCGACGCCAGCGAGACCGTCGTCGTGCAGGTCAACCACGGGCTGTTGCTCAAGGTCAGCGGGGCCCAGCGCATCGTGGTGGCGGCGCCCGAGATCGCCGATGTGAACCTGATTACGCGCAACGAGCTGATGGTGATCGCCAAGAAGGTCGGCGAGACGACGCTGAGCGTGTGGGATGCGCGGGGCTTCACCACGTACCGGATCGTGGTGGTGCCCGGACCGGCCGAAGACCTCGTGCAGGCCATCACCCAGGTGCTGCGCGAGCCCCGGCTGACGGTGCGGGTGGTCGGGCAGGTGGTGGTCCTGGAAGGGTCGGTGAAGACCGAGGACGACAGGAAGCGGGCGGAGGAGATCGCCAAGGCCCTGGCCGCCGGGCGCACCGTGGCCAATGCCTTGACCGTTGAGCAGACGAAGGCGACGGAGGAGGAGCAGCGCCGCCAGGCCGCCGAGGCCGCCCGGGCCGCCCGCGAGGCGCAGCTACGCGAGGCGTTGCGCGGGTTCCAGGTGACCGTGCGCCTGCTCGACCTGGACACCGCCATCGTCGAGGGCGGGGTTGCTACCCAGGAAGACTTGCGGCGCCTGGAGAGCATCGCCCGGACGTTCGTCAAGAACGTCACGTTCCTGGTGCGCGTCACGTCGCCGCTGCAGATCCGCGTGGACACCACGTTCGTGGAGCTCGACCGTACCGCGCTCCAGCAGATCGGGGTGGAGTGGGGCGGCGGCCAGGCGGCTGACCCGTTCCTCACCGACCCGTTCGCCTTCCACTTTGGGAACCTGAACCAGGGCTGGCCGCTGACGCCGCTGCAACTGTTGGTGGCCCGGCTGCGCGCCCTGGAGGCCCGGGGCGCGGCCCGCACCCTGGCGAACCCGCGGGCGGTGGTGATGCAGGGCCGGCCCGGCAAGCTGCTGGTGGGCGGCGAACTGCCCGTTCCCATCGTGCAGGCCGACCGCACGGTGACGATCCAGTTCAAGGAGTTCGGGATCCGGCTGGAGTTCTGCGTCAACTCGCTGCTACGCAAACAGGGTGACCAGCTCGAGTGCCTGCCCGCGCCGGCGATGAGCGGCGGCGAGGGCCTGATGATGGACCTGCGCGCCGAGGTGAGCACGCTGGACTTCTCCAACGCCATCGTGGCCGCCGGCTTCGTGATCCCGACCATCCGTAAGCGCGAGGTGCAGACGTCGGTAATGCTGCGGCCAGGGGAGTTCCTGCTGCTGGGTGGGCTGATTCAGCGCGAGCAGAGCCAGAACGTGCAGAAAGTCCCGCTGCTGGGTGACATCCCCGTGCTGGGACAGCTCTTCCGCAGCACCCGGTTCCAGCGAGGCGAAACCGAGCTGGTCGTCTTCGTCTCGCCCAGCGTGGTCACACCGACCCGGGAGGCGCCACCCGTGCCGGCAGAGCCCACGTCGTCGCCGTAG
- a CDS encoding type II secretion system F family protein, translating into MDVALIAVLVFASAFTGGMALLLRRPEQQAVADRLLALEQQRSPRAAVLALPFHKRVLLPAAQQVVQAATRFLPPRSLAEVEKNLVMAGRRRADPVVWVLRKYVLTAAAAVLAFVLARYARWPVAQQFVFTLAAGGLGYLWPELTLRRAILDRQARIVRELPETLDLLTISVEAGLGLDQALETVAMRRHGPLSDEIRAYLDEIRLGRDRHEALKALGARTGVEDLISLTATLVQAMEYGVSIATVLRVQADEVRTRRRQRIEERAMKAPVKMLFPLIFLILPALFVVVAGPGLIRAYAEFIRPGGPSGTFGPPRVIR; encoded by the coding sequence ATGGATGTGGCCCTCATAGCGGTCCTGGTGTTCGCCTCGGCCTTCACGGGCGGCATGGCGCTGTTGCTGCGCCGGCCCGAGCAGCAGGCGGTGGCCGATCGGCTGCTGGCGCTGGAGCAGCAGCGGTCGCCGCGTGCCGCGGTGCTGGCGCTGCCGTTCCACAAGCGGGTGCTCCTCCCGGCGGCCCAGCAGGTCGTACAGGCCGCCACCCGGTTCCTGCCGCCCCGGTCGCTGGCGGAGGTCGAGAAGAACCTCGTCATGGCGGGGCGGCGGCGGGCCGACCCGGTGGTGTGGGTGCTCCGCAAGTACGTGCTCACCGCAGCCGCCGCGGTCCTGGCGTTCGTGCTGGCCCGGTACGCGCGGTGGCCGGTCGCCCAGCAGTTCGTCTTCACGCTCGCGGCGGGAGGCCTGGGGTACCTGTGGCCCGAGCTGACGCTGCGCCGGGCCATCCTCGACCGACAGGCGCGCATCGTGCGGGAGTTGCCCGAGACGCTGGACCTGCTCACGATCTCGGTGGAAGCCGGGCTCGGCCTCGACCAGGCGCTGGAGACCGTGGCGATGCGCCGGCACGGCCCGCTGTCCGACGAGATCCGCGCCTACCTCGACGAGATCCGCCTGGGGCGTGACCGGCACGAGGCCCTCAAAGCCCTGGGGGCCCGCACCGGTGTCGAGGACCTGATCTCGCTGACCGCCACCCTCGTGCAGGCCATGGAGTACGGGGTGAGCATCGCCACGGTCCTGCGCGTCCAGGCCGACGAGGTGCGCACCCGCCGGCGCCAGCGCATCGAGGAGCGGGCGATGAAGGCGCCGGTGAAGATGCTCTTCCCGCTGATCTTCCTGATCCTGCCGGCGCTGTTCGTGGTGGTGGCCGGGCCCGGGTTGATCCGGGCCTATGCCGAGTTCATCAGGCCCGGTGGCCCCTCGGGGACGTTCGGACCTCCGCGTGTGATCCGCTAA
- a CDS encoding type II secretion system F family protein: MLIAVVFAASLWVAYLVVGRLLAPRVAVAERLETLRGHSRRPAPPTGRWSDLPAADRLMDRFSMAPRLEQLLDQADLPLKPFELVLLSAVSGLACALAGMVFRRDLVLSVVLGMAGLVLPFLWVHLRRLRRRDAFNRQLPDALQTVSNTLRAGYGFSQGMQVVATDLPAPISVEFARGLREMNLGLTVEEVLQNIARRMQSPDFDLAVSGILINRQVGGNLAELLDQVSTTIRERVKLQNFIRVLTAEQRLSAIVVMGVPPLLAVILLVAWREYMSYLLFTRVGQAMLVLAALMQAAGIYIIRRIVAIEV, encoded by the coding sequence ATGCTGATCGCGGTGGTCTTCGCAGCGAGCCTGTGGGTGGCCTACCTGGTGGTGGGCCGGCTGCTGGCCCCGCGTGTCGCGGTGGCCGAGCGTCTGGAGACGCTGCGCGGGCACAGCCGCCGGCCGGCGCCGCCGACCGGCCGGTGGAGCGACCTGCCAGCCGCGGACCGGTTGATGGACCGGTTCAGCATGGCGCCGCGCCTCGAGCAGCTGCTGGACCAGGCCGACCTGCCCTTGAAGCCCTTTGAGCTCGTGCTGCTGTCGGCGGTGAGCGGGCTGGCATGTGCGCTGGCGGGCATGGTGTTCCGGCGGGACCTGGTGCTGAGTGTCGTGCTGGGGATGGCCGGGCTGGTGCTCCCGTTCCTGTGGGTGCACCTGCGCCGCCTGCGCCGCCGCGACGCGTTCAACCGGCAGCTGCCCGACGCGCTGCAGACCGTGAGCAACACGCTGCGGGCGGGCTACGGGTTCAGCCAGGGCATGCAGGTGGTCGCCACCGACCTGCCGGCGCCGATCTCGGTCGAGTTCGCGCGCGGCCTGCGCGAGATGAACCTGGGCCTGACGGTGGAGGAGGTCCTCCAGAACATAGCCCGGCGCATGCAGAGCCCCGACTTCGACCTGGCGGTCTCGGGCATCTTGATCAACCGCCAGGTGGGCGGCAACCTCGCCGAGCTGCTCGACCAGGTCAGCACGACCATCCGCGAGCGGGTCAAGTTGCAGAATTTCATCCGTGTGCTCACCGCCGAGCAGCGGCTGTCGGCGATCGTGGTCATGGGCGTGCCGCCGCTGCTGGCGGTGATCCTCCTCGTCGCCTGGCGGGAGTACATGTCGTACCTGCTGTTCACCCGGGTGGGCCAGGCGATGCTGGTCCTGGCCGCCCTGATGCAGGCCGCCGGCATCTACATCATCCGGCGCATCGTGGCCATCGAGGTGTAG
- a CDS encoding CpaF family protein produces the protein MSLRRRLEEVVTAGGGWADPYQSLKNTVHRRLVEEFARRGGSMVRDEVERDVARILDRENDLLPREERARLIRDIVNEALGYGPIEPLVQDPTVTEVMVNGPNQVYIEQGGKLYLTDVRFRDDQHVLRIIDKIVSEVGRRIDESQPYVDARLPDGSRVNAIIPPLALNGPCLTIRKFAKDPFTDEDLIAFGTMTPEMRDLLRACVQAKLNTLISGGTGSGKTTLLNVLSAFIPDGERIITIEDAAELQLKQPHWVRLETRPPNIEGKGQVTQRDLVRNALRMRPDRIIVGEVRGAEALDMLQAMNTGHEGSLTTAHANSARDALARVETMVLMAGMDLPSRAIREQMASAFHVLIHTARFGDGSRKIVKIAEITGMEGDVITMQDIVVFHQSGFSPDGRVLGRHVFTGIRPRFYDRFKPLGIDLPVSLFLR, from the coding sequence GTGTCACTGCGTAGACGCCTGGAGGAAGTCGTCACCGCCGGGGGCGGGTGGGCCGACCCCTACCAGTCCCTGAAGAACACGGTGCACCGCCGGCTCGTGGAGGAGTTCGCGCGGCGCGGCGGCAGCATGGTGCGTGACGAGGTGGAGCGGGACGTCGCCCGCATCCTCGACCGCGAGAACGACCTGCTGCCGCGGGAGGAGCGCGCCCGCCTGATCCGCGACATCGTCAACGAGGCGCTGGGCTACGGGCCGATCGAGCCGCTGGTGCAGGATCCGACGGTCACGGAGGTGATGGTCAACGGCCCGAACCAGGTCTACATCGAGCAGGGCGGCAAGCTCTACCTCACTGACGTCCGCTTCCGTGACGACCAGCACGTGCTGCGCATCATCGACAAGATCGTCTCGGAGGTCGGCCGGCGCATCGACGAGAGCCAGCCCTACGTCGACGCGCGCCTGCCGGACGGGTCGCGGGTGAACGCCATCATCCCGCCCCTGGCGCTGAACGGGCCCTGCCTGACGATCCGCAAGTTCGCCAAGGACCCGTTCACCGACGAGGACCTGATCGCGTTCGGCACCATGACGCCCGAGATGCGGGACCTGCTGCGGGCCTGCGTGCAGGCCAAGCTGAACACGCTGATCTCGGGCGGCACCGGCTCGGGCAAGACGACGCTGCTCAACGTGCTGAGCGCCTTCATCCCCGACGGCGAGCGCATCATCACCATCGAGGACGCCGCGGAGCTGCAGCTCAAGCAGCCGCACTGGGTGCGGCTGGAGACCCGGCCGCCCAACATCGAGGGCAAGGGGCAGGTGACCCAGCGCGACCTGGTGCGCAACGCCCTGCGCATGCGGCCCGACCGGATCATCGTCGGCGAGGTGCGCGGCGCCGAGGCTTTGGACATGCTGCAGGCCATGAACACCGGCCACGAGGGCAGCCTGACCACCGCCCACGCCAACTCGGCGCGCGACGCGCTGGCCCGGGTGGAGACCATGGTGCTCATGGCCGGCATGGACCTGCCGTCGCGGGCGATCCGCGAGCAGATGGCGTCGGCGTTCCACGTGCTGATCCACACCGCCCGCTTCGGCGACGGCAGCCGGAAGATCGTCAAGATCGCCGAGATCACCGGCATGGAGGGCGACGTCATCACCATGCAGGACATCGTCGTCTTCCACCAGTCGGGGTTCTCACCAGACGGCCGCGTGCTGGGGCGCCACGTGTTCACCGGCATCCGTCCCCGCTTCTACGACCGGTTCAAACCGCTGGGGATCGACCTGCCGGTGTCGCTGTTCCTGCGCTGA